A genomic segment from Thermostichus lividus PCC 6715 encodes:
- a CDS encoding M15 family metallopeptidase, which translates to MGQKPYTCVPIHECGEPLAPIPEGIVRLSPHPYQQVGAPYGNASPFWLRVGVITALEAAQASLMSYGWRLAIFDAYRPVAVQQFMVEHTFRELCTQRDLNPQQIDGSLATTLWEQVYLFWAIPSQDPQQPPPHSTGAAVDLTLVDETGTLLDMGGAIDELSERSYPDFYDRHPHLAHAKNIAERRQRLNQAMTNAGFQRHPNEWWHFSLGDQLWAWQTQQQTGQSDIVARYGRIDFA; encoded by the coding sequence ATGGGGCAAAAACCCTACACCTGTGTTCCCATTCATGAGTGTGGTGAACCCCTCGCCCCGATTCCCGAGGGGATTGTACGTTTGTCTCCCCATCCCTATCAGCAGGTGGGTGCCCCCTACGGTAATGCGTCCCCCTTCTGGCTGCGCGTGGGCGTCATTACTGCCCTAGAGGCAGCTCAAGCATCCCTCATGAGCTACGGTTGGCGATTAGCAATTTTTGATGCCTATCGACCGGTAGCCGTGCAGCAGTTCATGGTGGAGCACACCTTTCGGGAACTCTGCACCCAGCGCGATCTTAATCCCCAACAGATAGATGGGTCCCTTGCCACCACCCTATGGGAGCAAGTGTATTTGTTTTGGGCCATTCCCAGTCAAGACCCGCAACAGCCTCCTCCCCACAGTACCGGCGCAGCGGTGGATCTCACCCTCGTCGATGAGACAGGCACTCTCCTAGACATGGGCGGGGCAATTGATGAACTATCGGAACGCTCTTATCCTGACTTTTACGATCGCCACCCCCATTTAGCTCATGCCAAGAACATTGCCGAACGTCGTCAGCGACTCAACCAAGCGATGACCAACGCCGGGTTTCAACGCCATCCGAACGAGTGGTGGCATTTTTCCCTTGGCGATCAGCTATGGGCATGGCAAACACAGCAGCAAACCGGGCAATCGGATATCGTTGCCCGCTATGGCCGCATTGATTTTGCCTAG
- the psb27 gene encoding photosystem II protein Psb27, with product MKRFWVAVCVIFLSFSLLLTSCANVPAGLSGNFRQDTLTLIGSLREAIALPENDPGKKAAQADARKKLNDFFALYRRDESLRSLASFTTMQTALNSLAGHYSSYPNRPLPEKLKARLEQEFKQVELALEREANS from the coding sequence ATGAAGCGTTTTTGGGTCGCCGTTTGCGTCATTTTCCTGAGTTTTTCCCTACTGCTCACCAGTTGTGCCAATGTGCCAGCGGGCTTGAGCGGTAACTTTCGGCAGGATACATTAACCTTGATTGGGAGCTTACGCGAGGCGATCGCCCTACCGGAGAATGACCCCGGCAAGAAAGCGGCTCAAGCCGACGCCCGCAAGAAGCTCAACGACTTTTTCGCCCTGTACCGCCGCGATGAGTCTCTGCGCTCCTTAGCGTCCTTTACAACCATGCAGACGGCGCTGAACTCCCTAGCCGGTCACTATAGCTCTTATCCCAACCGCCCCCTCCCTGAAAAATTAAAGGCCCGCCTCGAACAGGAATTTAAGCAAGTTGAACTGGCGCTTGAGCGGGAAGCCAATAGCTAG
- the argC gene encoding N-acetyl-gamma-glutamyl-phosphate reductase: protein MGDRIAVGIIGASGYGGIQLVRLLLDHPYADITYLGGEGSAGRPYTELYPHLQGRVNLTVEPVDVAAIGDRTQVVFLSLPNGLALTLAPQLLARGCKVLDLSADYRFQNLKTYTQWYGTERDDAAIAAQAVYGLPELYRDRIAKSSLIGCPGCYPTASLLALAPLIKQGLIEPNTAIIDAKSGTSGGGRQGKVNLLLAEADNSVAAYNVARHRHTPEIEAICSDLSGQSVLVQFTPHLIPMPRGILATVYATLRDPGLVREDLITIYQAFYRHSPWVSILPPGIYPQTKWAWGTNACFIGIEVDERTGRVIVMSAIDNLMKGQAAQAIQCLNIMMGWPETLGLPQVAFYP, encoded by the coding sequence ATGGGCGATCGCATTGCGGTTGGCATTATTGGGGCATCGGGGTATGGTGGCATTCAACTGGTGCGTTTACTGCTAGATCATCCCTACGCGGACATTACCTATCTGGGGGGCGAAGGTAGCGCGGGTCGCCCTTACACTGAGTTGTATCCCCATTTGCAAGGACGGGTGAATTTAACGGTTGAGCCAGTGGATGTTGCCGCTATTGGCGATCGCACCCAAGTTGTATTTTTATCCCTCCCCAATGGCCTTGCCCTCACCCTCGCTCCGCAACTGTTAGCGCGGGGCTGTAAGGTACTGGATCTCTCGGCGGATTATCGCTTTCAGAACCTCAAAACCTATACCCAGTGGTATGGCACCGAGCGGGATGATGCTGCGATTGCCGCACAGGCGGTGTATGGCCTACCGGAGCTTTATCGCGATCGCATTGCCAAAAGTTCCCTGATTGGCTGTCCAGGGTGTTACCCCACAGCCAGTCTGCTGGCGCTTGCCCCCTTGATCAAACAGGGGCTTATTGAACCTAATACCGCAATTATCGATGCCAAATCCGGCACCTCCGGCGGCGGGCGTCAAGGCAAAGTGAATTTGTTGCTGGCGGAAGCCGATAATTCTGTAGCCGCCTACAATGTTGCCCGCCACCGCCATACCCCTGAAATTGAAGCCATCTGTAGCGATTTATCAGGGCAGTCGGTGTTGGTACAGTTTACCCCTCACCTTATCCCGATGCCGCGGGGGATTCTTGCCACGGTGTACGCGACTCTGCGGGATCCAGGTCTGGTACGGGAGGACTTAATCACCATTTATCAAGCGTTCTATCGTCATTCGCCCTGGGTCAGTATTTTGCCGCCAGGCATCTACCCGCAAACCAAGTGGGCGTGGGGCACCAATGCCTGCTTCATTGGCATTGAGGTGGATGAACGCACTGGACGGGTGATCGTTATGTCGGCTATCGACAACCTGATGAAGGGGCAAGCAGCGCAGGCAATCCAGTGTTTGAATATCATGATGGGGTGGCCGGAAACCCTTGGCCTACCTCAAGTAGCCTTTTACCCCTAA
- a CDS encoding DUF7219 family protein, with product MPQPEFDKDKFLYPTSRYHGNFTPQNLAFNANLQEFAQRVSYICGLETGGKLPPQEAYNEIKALWKQLKKSREMLLDYEPNPPDETAGD from the coding sequence CTGCCCCAACCAGAATTTGATAAAGACAAGTTTTTGTACCCTACCAGTCGCTATCACGGTAACTTTACGCCGCAAAATTTGGCATTTAATGCCAATTTGCAGGAGTTTGCTCAGCGGGTGAGTTACATCTGTGGGTTGGAAACGGGTGGTAAGTTGCCCCCTCAAGAGGCCTATAACGAAATCAAAGCGCTCTGGAAGCAGTTAAAAAAATCCCGCGAAATGTTGTTGGACTATGAGCCTAACCCACCCGATGAGACCGCTGGGGACTAA
- a CDS encoding class I SAM-dependent methyltransferase — MNQLPHTTKALLPHANEEGQLVKFGLFMECWLMATDADLEKVRRQFDYGPYPRIALDKSPKDNPNVLFVHDLVTAFYLRDRRVPETRGKRILDAGCGTGYKSLVLAIANPGAEIVGIDLSAESVKLAAERLKFHNIENVFFETRSILELPTWAEQFDYINCDEVLYLLPDAVEGLQALKSVLKPEGILRTNLHSAFQRFPFYRAQGLFRLMGLMDGNPEDLEMEIVREVMQELKDGVDLKARAWNPHYNDVNDASNEALLANHLLVGDKGSTIPEMFAYLAAADLEFISMVNWRHWNLLDLFRDPENLPTFLALSLPDVPLQVQLEMYELIHPVHRLLDFWCGHGGTKAEVAPLEEWSETQWQQATIHLHPQLRTAEIKEKWLNYLSDRLIVDLGTFMSAASPSSVYIDPLGLATLLPLFEGSLPFTALCDRYRQLSPRDPVTLDPLEPAAAQQQLRALLTRLETGLFVLVSPNWGE; from the coding sequence TTGAACCAGTTGCCTCATACCACCAAGGCTCTTCTCCCTCACGCCAATGAGGAGGGTCAATTGGTGAAATTTGGTTTATTTATGGAGTGTTGGTTGATGGCCACTGATGCTGATCTAGAGAAAGTTCGCCGCCAGTTTGACTATGGTCCGTATCCACGCATTGCCCTTGACAAGTCGCCTAAGGATAACCCCAATGTTCTGTTTGTTCATGATCTGGTCACCGCCTTTTATCTGAGGGATCGTCGTGTCCCCGAGACCCGTGGCAAACGCATTCTTGATGCGGGGTGTGGGACAGGCTATAAGTCCTTGGTGCTGGCGATCGCCAATCCGGGGGCAGAAATTGTCGGCATTGATTTGTCGGCGGAATCCGTCAAATTGGCGGCGGAGCGCTTGAAGTTTCACAACATTGAGAATGTCTTCTTTGAAACCCGCTCCATTTTAGAGTTACCCACCTGGGCAGAGCAATTTGATTACATTAACTGCGATGAGGTGCTGTACCTATTGCCCGATGCCGTAGAGGGGTTACAGGCGCTTAAAAGTGTCCTCAAGCCAGAGGGCATTCTGCGCACTAATTTGCACAGTGCGTTCCAACGGTTTCCCTTTTATCGCGCTCAAGGTCTCTTTCGTTTGATGGGACTGATGGATGGTAACCCCGAAGACTTAGAGATGGAAATCGTGCGGGAGGTGATGCAGGAACTCAAAGACGGCGTGGACTTAAAAGCACGGGCATGGAACCCCCATTACAACGATGTCAACGATGCCAGCAATGAAGCCCTGTTGGCCAATCATCTTCTCGTTGGGGATAAGGGCAGCACGATCCCTGAGATGTTTGCCTACTTGGCGGCGGCTGATCTGGAGTTCATTTCGATGGTTAACTGGCGCCATTGGAACCTGTTGGATCTGTTTAGGGATCCTGAGAATTTACCGACCTTTTTAGCCTTGAGCTTGCCAGATGTGCCCTTACAGGTACAACTCGAGATGTACGAACTGATTCATCCAGTGCATCGCCTTTTAGATTTTTGGTGTGGGCATGGTGGCACTAAGGCTGAGGTTGCGCCCCTTGAAGAGTGGTCAGAAACGCAATGGCAGCAGGCCACTATCCACCTCCACCCGCAGTTGCGAACCGCCGAGATCAAGGAGAAATGGCTCAATTACTTAAGCGATCGCCTGATTGTGGATTTAGGCACCTTCATGAGTGCTGCTAGCCCTAGCTCGGTGTACATCGATCCTCTTGGGTTGGCCACTCTCCTACCCTTGTTTGAGGGATCACTACCCTTTACAGCGCTATGCGATCGCTACCGGCAACTCTCACCCCGTGATCCCGTCACCCTTGACCCCCTTGAGCCTGCCGCTGCGCAACAGCAATTACGGGCACTGCTGACCCGCTTAGAAACAGGCTTATTTGTTCTTGTCAGTCCTAATTGGGGCGAATGA
- a CDS encoding F420-0:Gamma-glutamyl ligase — MVAQLIALGAAGVGVLAALVALGLEWRYRKRPAHPLEIIPAVWNLEIYEPQHYRFVGQLGLSNPHRGLEVMVPNLTAEVVLLADSAVDTIQTEVYVTPRHPEPEFAPRADGYWFAYIVKSTKQTSVELRVDLRGVNVADVQAAWVKVHYVAYGPHGRFAKTHHEFIPLKFPAKGESGVWRPAEGCQVLPIRTHLLTPLDVPLEVVNRYVLPHAQAGDIVAIGETPIAIIQGRLKDPAQLTPGWVATRVCQFFLPTSSLATACGMQALVEEVGELRVLLAFLGGAIAKLFGYRGGFYQLAGEQARLIDDVTGTLPPYDQFIVMGPANPQVVVDDLAAKTGLGVAIVDVNDLGAVKVLAASAGVSPQLLTAALRKNPAGNADEQTPIVLIRPN, encoded by the coding sequence ATGGTCGCTCAACTGATTGCCCTTGGCGCAGCCGGAGTTGGGGTACTGGCAGCACTAGTGGCTCTAGGGTTGGAATGGCGCTATCGTAAGCGGCCAGCCCATCCCTTAGAGATTATTCCTGCCGTGTGGAACCTTGAAATTTACGAGCCGCAGCACTATCGCTTTGTCGGCCAGTTGGGGCTGAGCAATCCGCACCGTGGGCTAGAAGTCATGGTGCCGAATCTCACGGCTGAAGTAGTTCTCTTGGCCGACAGCGCCGTGGACACCATTCAAACAGAGGTGTACGTTACCCCCCGGCACCCAGAACCCGAATTTGCCCCCCGCGCCGATGGCTATTGGTTTGCCTATATTGTGAAATCCACAAAGCAAACCAGTGTTGAACTGCGGGTGGATCTGCGGGGGGTGAATGTGGCAGACGTGCAGGCAGCTTGGGTTAAGGTGCATTACGTTGCCTATGGTCCCCATGGTCGCTTTGCCAAGACCCACCATGAATTTATCCCCCTGAAATTTCCAGCCAAGGGGGAAAGCGGTGTGTGGCGGCCGGCGGAAGGCTGTCAAGTGCTGCCCATTCGCACCCACTTACTCACACCCCTAGATGTGCCGCTGGAGGTTGTCAATCGCTACGTGCTCCCCCACGCCCAAGCGGGAGATATTGTGGCCATTGGCGAAACGCCGATCGCCATCATCCAAGGTCGCCTCAAGGATCCGGCGCAGTTAACACCGGGCTGGGTGGCTACGCGGGTGTGTCAGTTCTTTTTGCCGACCTCTAGCCTTGCCACGGCCTGTGGGATGCAAGCTCTGGTTGAGGAGGTAGGCGAGCTACGGGTGCTGCTGGCCTTCTTAGGTGGGGCGATCGCCAAACTATTTGGCTATCGGGGTGGATTTTACCAGTTGGCCGGAGAGCAAGCGCGACTCATTGATGATGTCACCGGCACCTTACCCCCCTACGATCAATTTATTGTCATGGGACCTGCCAACCCCCAAGTGGTAGTGGACGACCTCGCGGCCAAAACAGGTCTTGGGGTAGCCATTGTCGATGTCAACGATCTCGGTGCGGTCAAAGTGCTGGCGGCAAGTGCGGGCGTATCGCCACAGCTATTGACCGCTGCCCTGCGCAAAAACCCGGCCGGTAATGCCGATGAGCAAACCCCCATCGTTCTCATTCGCCCCAATTAG
- a CDS encoding DUF1350 family protein: MEWQEVRGNWLLVPRRPVGWIHFLGGAFVAAAPQLTYRRLLEHLASVGYGIIATPFVNTFDHAAIALEVLNKLDYALDWLEYRQNYPPGLPIYGLGHSMGCKLHLLINSLYDGDRAGNIFMAFNNYAASQSIPWMENLAPVGVEFSPSPKETEHLIQERYPVRRNLLIRFQEDDIDQTARLRSLLKAKFADLVTALSLPGNHLTPLSQGLNWQVGAEFSPLDAIGQWLRQSLFPEMQVLEACLDDWLNPSRTLSRRLP; encoded by the coding sequence TTGGAATGGCAAGAGGTGCGTGGCAACTGGCTGTTGGTGCCACGTCGTCCCGTGGGCTGGATTCATTTTCTTGGGGGAGCCTTTGTGGCGGCAGCCCCCCAGTTGACCTATCGGCGATTGCTGGAGCACTTAGCCAGCGTTGGCTATGGCATTATCGCTACCCCCTTTGTGAATACCTTTGATCACGCGGCGATCGCCCTTGAGGTGCTCAACAAACTTGACTATGCCCTTGACTGGCTGGAGTACCGCCAAAACTACCCCCCTGGGTTGCCCATCTACGGGCTGGGGCACAGTATGGGCTGTAAGCTCCACCTGCTGATTAATAGCCTCTACGATGGCGATCGCGCCGGTAATATATTTATGGCCTTCAATAACTACGCCGCCAGTCAATCCATTCCTTGGATGGAGAACCTTGCGCCGGTGGGCGTTGAATTCAGCCCCAGCCCCAAAGAAACAGAACACCTGATCCAAGAGCGCTACCCCGTCCGCCGCAACCTCCTCATTCGCTTTCAAGAGGATGACATTGACCAAACAGCCCGCCTGCGTAGCCTCTTAAAAGCCAAATTTGCCGATCTGGTCACTGCCTTAAGCCTACCGGGCAATCACCTGACCCCCCTCAGCCAAGGACTCAACTGGCAAGTGGGGGCAGAATTTTCCCCTCTAGATGCGATCGGGCAATGGCTGCGGCAAAGCCTTTTTCCCGAAATGCAGGTTTTAGAGGCGTGCCTAGATGATTGGCTGAACCCAAGCCGCACCCTCAGCCGCCGTCTGCCATGA
- the trpB gene encoding tryptophan synthase subunit beta gives MTAASTDALSTAARPDHRGRFGRFGGQYVPETLMPALAELEAAFNHYRQDPSFQQELQQLLHDYVGRPSPLYFAERLSAHYANSYVQPQIYLKREDLNHTGAHKINNALGQVLLAQRMGKRRIIAETGAGQHGVATATVCARFGLQCVIYMGVQDMERQRLNVLRMRLLGAEVAPVSAGTGTLKDATSEAIRDWVTNVETTHYILGSVAGPHPYPMLVREFHAIIGAETRQQCQQKWGGLPDILLACVGGGSNAMGLFHEFVPDTQIRLIGVEAAGEGIDSSHHAATLTKGQVGVLHGAMSYLLQDQDGQVVEAHSISAGLDYPGVGPEHSYLKDIGRAEYYSVTDAEAIAACVRLAELEGILPALETAHALAYLETLCPQLTGQPRIVLNCSGRGDKDVETIGRYFEAQQA, from the coding sequence GTGACTGCTGCTTCTACTGATGCTTTGAGTACTGCTGCCCGCCCCGATCATCGTGGCCGCTTTGGTCGCTTTGGTGGTCAGTACGTCCCCGAAACCCTCATGCCGGCCTTGGCAGAGCTAGAAGCGGCCTTTAATCACTATCGTCAAGACCCCAGCTTTCAGCAGGAACTACAGCAGCTCCTCCACGATTATGTGGGTCGCCCTAGCCCCCTATACTTTGCTGAGCGCCTCAGTGCCCACTACGCCAATTCCTACGTTCAACCCCAAATTTACTTAAAACGCGAAGACTTAAACCACACCGGTGCCCACAAAATCAACAATGCCTTGGGACAGGTACTCCTTGCTCAGCGCATGGGCAAGCGGCGCATTATTGCCGAAACCGGTGCCGGACAGCACGGTGTGGCCACGGCGACTGTCTGCGCTCGTTTTGGCCTACAGTGCGTGATCTATATGGGCGTACAGGATATGGAGCGCCAGCGGCTGAATGTTTTACGGATGCGGCTGCTGGGTGCAGAGGTTGCGCCGGTGAGTGCCGGAACAGGCACCCTCAAGGATGCTACCTCTGAAGCAATTCGCGACTGGGTGACCAATGTGGAAACCACCCACTATATCCTTGGCTCTGTGGCTGGCCCCCATCCCTACCCCATGCTAGTGCGGGAGTTCCATGCCATTATTGGGGCGGAAACACGGCAGCAGTGTCAGCAAAAGTGGGGTGGCCTACCGGATATTCTCCTAGCCTGTGTTGGCGGTGGCTCGAATGCCATGGGACTGTTCCACGAGTTTGTCCCCGATACCCAGATTCGCCTCATTGGTGTTGAAGCCGCTGGCGAAGGGATCGATAGCTCTCACCATGCCGCCACCCTCACCAAGGGACAGGTCGGCGTGCTGCACGGTGCCATGAGTTACCTGCTCCAAGATCAAGATGGCCAAGTGGTCGAGGCTCACTCTATCAGCGCAGGCTTAGATTATCCGGGGGTGGGGCCAGAGCACAGCTACTTAAAAGACATTGGCCGGGCGGAATACTATAGCGTGACCGATGCCGAGGCGATCGCCGCCTGTGTGCGCTTAGCGGAACTCGAAGGCATTTTGCCTGCCCTAGAAACCGCCCATGCCCTTGCCTACCTTGAAACCCTATGCCCGCAACTTACAGGCCAACCACGGATTGTCCTCAATTGCTCGGGGCGTGGGGACAAGGATGTGGAAACCATTGGTCGTTACTTCGAGGCTCAGCAAGCATAA
- a CDS encoding cation:proton antiporter domain-containing protein, producing MDVSNPIFVFTVLLAVILLIPPVFERLHLPGLVGLLLAGVILGPNGLRFLSHETETMKLLSDIGKVYLMFVAGLEIDLSQFRKTRQRSMAFGFLTFIVPIFTGITIGRWFNFGWNASLLIGSLLASHTLLAYPIVRRLGVVQNEAVTVTIGATIFTDTAALVVLAICVGINQGEFTALTLVNQLITLGLYCVLVLWGFDRAGKEFFRRSRDDQGNQFLFTLLALFVASVGAQVIGVEQIVGAFLAGLAVNDVLGDSPVKEKVEFVGGVLFIPFFFVDMGLLIDIPAFVKTLASIGITVAIVVGLIGSKFIAAWLAALWYRYTRVEMLTMWSLSLPQVAATLAATLVGFQEGILTKDILNSVLVLMVVTSILGPIITARTANRIPIPQPEQEAIDEVAAWWDSSHGDAEDPQPPFTVVVPVNNPQTQRSLIELAALLARYESGRVVSVAIVRGQVHMDDPRLEGELIRSRKLIRRAVELADAYGVEVTPAIRIDDDIALGITRLSREQNASLIVMGWSETSSLKARLFGSMIDSVLWSSPCPVAITRLLDAPENIATILVPTRDLTPMTLRIVRFAQALAGVSNAKVILLHVVLPNTPQEQTSQFEDDLGSITQEQAPQITTIIKTLVSNDIAAAILQEAQQCDLVLMRSIRRGTAGGLTVSDITTQVVQQLHTSVILFGEPHK from the coding sequence ATGGATGTCAGCAACCCCATTTTTGTCTTTACGGTTCTGCTGGCGGTGATTCTGCTGATTCCCCCAGTCTTTGAACGGCTGCACCTTCCGGGTCTAGTGGGATTGCTGTTGGCCGGGGTGATTCTTGGCCCCAATGGCCTGCGGTTTCTCTCACACGAGACCGAGACAATGAAGCTGCTGTCAGACATTGGCAAAGTCTATCTGATGTTTGTCGCTGGTTTAGAAATTGATCTCAGTCAGTTTCGCAAAACTCGCCAACGCTCGATGGCCTTTGGCTTTCTCACGTTTATTGTGCCAATTTTCACCGGTATTACCATTGGCCGTTGGTTTAATTTTGGCTGGAATGCGTCACTGCTCATTGGCTCTTTGCTGGCCTCCCATACCCTTTTGGCCTACCCCATTGTGCGGCGGTTGGGGGTGGTGCAAAACGAAGCAGTGACAGTGACCATTGGTGCCACCATTTTTACGGATACAGCCGCACTGGTCGTCTTGGCTATCTGCGTGGGGATTAACCAGGGGGAGTTTACCGCCCTAACGCTGGTGAATCAACTCATCACCCTAGGGCTGTACTGCGTCTTAGTGCTGTGGGGGTTTGACCGCGCTGGGAAGGAATTTTTCCGGCGATCGCGCGACGATCAAGGGAATCAATTTTTGTTTACCCTTTTGGCGCTCTTTGTGGCATCGGTGGGTGCGCAAGTCATTGGTGTTGAGCAGATTGTCGGTGCGTTCTTGGCAGGGTTGGCCGTCAATGACGTTTTAGGCGACAGCCCCGTCAAAGAAAAGGTGGAGTTTGTGGGCGGGGTGTTGTTTATCCCCTTCTTTTTCGTCGATATGGGGTTACTGATTGACATCCCGGCCTTTGTAAAGACGTTGGCATCCATTGGGATTACGGTGGCCATTGTGGTTGGCCTCATTGGCAGCAAGTTTATTGCCGCATGGCTCGCTGCGCTATGGTACCGCTACACACGGGTAGAGATGCTGACGATGTGGTCTCTTTCGCTGCCGCAGGTGGCAGCCACCCTAGCCGCCACCCTAGTGGGGTTTCAAGAAGGGATTCTCACCAAAGACATCCTGAACAGTGTCTTGGTGCTGATGGTGGTGACCTCAATTCTGGGCCCCATTATTACCGCCCGCACCGCCAATCGCATTCCCATTCCACAGCCGGAACAGGAGGCCATTGATGAAGTGGCGGCATGGTGGGATAGCTCCCATGGGGACGCTGAGGATCCGCAGCCGCCGTTTACGGTGGTTGTGCCGGTCAACAATCCCCAAACTCAGCGATCGCTCATTGAACTAGCGGCATTGCTAGCCCGCTATGAGTCAGGACGAGTCGTCTCGGTAGCGATTGTACGTGGTCAAGTCCACATGGACGATCCCCGACTCGAGGGTGAGTTGATCCGCAGTCGTAAGTTAATCCGTCGTGCAGTTGAGCTAGCGGATGCCTACGGAGTGGAAGTAACTCCGGCCATTCGCATTGATGATGATATTGCCTTGGGCATTACCCGCCTCAGTCGTGAACAAAATGCCAGCCTTATTGTTATGGGCTGGTCAGAAACCAGCAGTCTCAAGGCACGGTTGTTTGGCAGCATGATTGATAGCGTCCTCTGGTCAAGCCCTTGCCCTGTGGCCATTACGCGCCTGTTGGATGCACCAGAAAACATTGCTACCATCCTAGTACCCACGCGGGATTTAACCCCCATGACCCTGCGGATTGTTCGTTTTGCCCAAGCCTTGGCGGGAGTGAGTAACGCCAAAGTGATTTTGTTGCATGTGGTGCTGCCCAACACTCCCCAAGAGCAAACCTCTCAGTTTGAAGACGATTTAGGGAGCATCACTCAAGAGCAAGCCCCACAGATCACGACTATTATTAAGACTCTGGTTAGCAACGATATTGCCGCTGCAATTTTGCAAGAGGCACAACAGTGTGACCTAGTGCTAATGCGCTCTATTCGTCGCGGTACTGCTGGGGGGTTAACCGTAAGTGATATTACAACTCAAGTGGTTCAACAATTGCACACATCAGTGATTTTATTTGGTGAGCCTCATAAATGA
- a CDS encoding class I SAM-dependent DNA methyltransferase yields the protein MPNSSSSQTNGANLGYEAELFKAADKLRGNMEPSDYKHVVLGLIFLKHITDRFEAQRRKLEASFPNDPDILEDRDEYLAENVFWVPQAARWSHLQANAKQPTIGKLIDEAMLAIEKDNPSLQGVLPKEYARPALNAVMLGELIDLISNIALGEAQDTARDVLGRVYEYFLSQFAGSEGKRGGEFYTPRSVVRVMVEMLQPYRGRVYDPCCGSGGMFVQSEKFVQDHQGRIGDIAIYGQESNYTTWRLCKMNLAVRGIDADIRWNSDGSFHKDEFPDLRFDFILANPPFNTSDWGGERLRESARWQFGIPPVGNANYAWLQHIWHHLKPTGTAGVVLANGSMSSQTSGEGEIRKAMIEGEAIDCMVALPGQLFYSTQIPACLWFLAKDKSNGIARNKKLRDRRGEILFIDARKLGHMVDRTRRELSDEDIAKIADTYHAWREGSGYEDVPGFCKSASLEEVRGHNYVLTPGRYVGAAAAEEDDVPFEEKMAELTAKLAEQFEESARLEGVIRQNLEWLGYEV from the coding sequence ATGCCCAACTCCTCTTCATCCCAAACGAATGGCGCCAACCTAGGTTATGAAGCCGAACTTTTCAAGGCGGCGGACAAATTGCGGGGCAACATGGAGCCGTCAGATTACAAACATGTGGTCTTGGGTCTAATCTTTCTCAAGCACATCACCGATCGCTTCGAGGCGCAACGGCGCAAATTAGAGGCATCATTTCCCAATGACCCAGACATCTTGGAAGATCGCGATGAGTACCTAGCAGAAAATGTGTTTTGGGTTCCGCAGGCGGCGCGGTGGTCGCACTTGCAAGCCAACGCCAAACAGCCAACCATCGGTAAACTAATTGACGAAGCGATGCTGGCGATTGAAAAGGATAATCCATCGCTGCAGGGGGTTTTGCCTAAAGAATATGCCCGTCCTGCCTTAAATGCGGTGATGTTGGGGGAGTTGATTGACTTGATTTCTAACATCGCGTTGGGAGAGGCACAGGATACCGCCAGGGATGTATTGGGGCGGGTGTATGAGTATTTTTTAAGCCAGTTTGCCGGGTCGGAGGGCAAGCGGGGGGGTGAATTTTACACGCCGCGATCGGTGGTGCGGGTGATGGTGGAGATGTTGCAACCCTATCGGGGACGGGTGTATGACCCCTGCTGTGGTTCGGGGGGAATGTTTGTGCAGTCAGAAAAGTTTGTGCAGGATCACCAAGGACGGATTGGGGATATTGCCATTTATGGACAAGAGAGCAACTACACTACTTGGCGCTTGTGCAAGATGAATTTGGCAGTGCGGGGGATTGATGCGGATATTCGCTGGAACTCGGACGGGTCATTTCACAAGGACGAATTCCCCGATTTGCGGTTTGATTTTATCTTGGCGAATCCACCGTTTAATACCTCGGATTGGGGCGGGGAAAGGCTGAGAGAATCTGCCCGCTGGCAGTTTGGCATTCCGCCGGTAGGCAATGCAAACTATGCCTGGTTACAGCATATCTGGCACCATTTGAAACCGACAGGGACAGCGGGGGTAGTGTTGGCGAATGGTTCGATGTCATCCCAGACCAGCGGGGAGGGGGAAATCCGCAAGGCAATGATTGAGGGTGAGGCGATCGATTGCATGGTTGCCCTACCGGGACAGTTGTTTTATTCTACCCAGATTCCCGCTTGTTTGTGGTTTTTGGCAAAGGATAAGTCCAACGGCATCGCACGGAATAAGAAATTAAGGGATAGGCGGGGGGAAATTTTATTTATTGATGCCCGCAAGCTGGGACACATGGTCGATCGCACACGGCGGGAATTGAGCGATGAAGATATAGCCAAAATTGCTGATACTTATCATGCTTGGCGGGAAGGGAGCGGCTATGAGGATGTACCAGGTTTTTGTAAGTCAGCAAGTCTAGAAGAAGTTCGGGGGCATAACTATGTGCTGACCCCTGGGCGGTATGTGGGGGCAGCAGCGGCTGAAGAGGACGATGTGCCTTTTGAGGAAAAGATGGCAGAACTGACGGCAAAGTTAGCGGAACAATTCGAGGAGTCGGCACGGTTGGAGGGTGTGATTCGTCAAAATTTGGAGTGGCTGGGGTATGAGGTATAA